The proteins below are encoded in one region of Sulfolobus sp. A20:
- a CDS encoding nucleoside hydrolase, translating to MRHFIIDCDTAEDDILSLYMLIKNGVNVEGITIVEGNISFEQEVSNALWALEQIDKDIPVFPGSRKPLIKNFMTVEKVHGKGGIGDIIAKPQRLKAQNKHAALAITELADRFSGELEFLAISPLTNLALAYLLDNSIVDKIKKVWIMGGSVYSIGNITPVAEFNIWVDPDAAKIVFNAGFDITMVPWDVIINYPVTNEEWDRINKMNTKMSRLYVSMYKHYREYSSSVQRINGHPHPDAITTAIAIDSTIATRKEKRYVVIDNTDGYTRGMTLVDRFDADTSWSDSPNAEIIYEIDKNRFMEKIYDLLNWF from the coding sequence ATGAGACATTTTATTATAGATTGTGATACAGCGGAGGATGATATATTAAGCTTATATATGCTGATAAAGAATGGAGTGAATGTTGAAGGTATAACGATAGTTGAAGGAAATATTTCTTTTGAACAAGAAGTATCAAATGCCCTATGGGCCTTGGAGCAAATAGATAAAGATATACCAGTTTTCCCTGGATCAAGAAAACCCTTAATAAAAAACTTTATGACAGTTGAAAAAGTGCATGGTAAGGGAGGAATTGGAGATATTATTGCTAAGCCGCAGAGACTAAAGGCCCAAAATAAGCATGCTGCGCTTGCGATCACTGAGTTAGCGGATAGATTTAGTGGTGAGCTAGAGTTCTTAGCAATTTCTCCACTCACGAACTTAGCATTGGCATACCTGCTAGATAATTCAATTGTAGATAAGATTAAGAAGGTGTGGATAATGGGGGGTTCAGTTTATAGTATAGGAAATATAACACCAGTAGCTGAATTCAATATTTGGGTTGATCCAGATGCTGCTAAAATAGTTTTTAACGCTGGATTCGATATTACTATGGTACCATGGGATGTTATAATTAATTATCCAGTGACTAATGAGGAATGGGATAGAATAAATAAGATGAACACGAAGATGAGCAGATTATATGTGTCAATGTATAAGCATTACAGAGAATATTCTTCTTCAGTTCAAAGGATTAATGGTCACCCTCATCCTGATGCAATTACTACAGCAATTGCTATAGATAGTACAATAGCTACAAGGAAAGAGAAAAGATACGTAGTAATCGATAATACGGATGGTTATACTAGGGGAATGACTCTGGTTGATAGATTTGATGCAGACACTAGTTGGTCTGATAGCCCTAATGCAGAAATAATATATGAAATAGATAAAAATAGATTTATGGAAAAAATCTATGACTTACTTAACTGGTTTTAA
- the leuS gene encoding leucine--tRNA ligase: MSSDFFNSIAHKWQEAWERSKIFEANVDENKPKFFITVPFPYTNSPMHVGHGRTYITADIYARYYRMKGYNVLFPFAFQFTGTPVLAIAESIRRGDPDMIEFFKTVYGIPEEKVKELSDPYKLAEYFKGEMTDTAKKIGLSIDWRRSFTTIDNRFEKFVQWQLRKLKELGYLVTDEGIVGYCPHDNFPVGMHDTRGDIEPEIIQMSVIMFEGEQGYNFMVATSRPELIFGVVMLIINPESKYVVVEYRNKRFIISEKTYLKLSYQKEMKLVNDIAVHDILKLSAINPVTRKRIEVVPSKYVDPSLGTGVVMGYPAHDPFHYLALVESNKNLDVIPIIITEGLGEIPAEEIVVQTRDPAELKDFVESIYRTEYYKGYVREEVLSIVPDFLKQFVREKIVNKSVQEARRTTIELLKMLDSYDTIFEISNGPIYCRCGTEIVLKKVDKQWFITYDNPKWKSNTIKVLGNIDFVPKEMKREVEKIIFNTRREAISRSRGLGARLPWDESQIVESLSDSTLYTLLYTVIHKMNFMPNDEIFDYIFLGKGNPSSDIEGLRKEFMYWYPVDQRHTGRDLIQNHIPFYIYNHLAILGERYLPRRIVTNGFVRVGGRKMSKSLRNIYPLSKAIKEFGVDPVRVSLACNTDLSQDLDFNVNQVTSYAEQLKRLYDLISTLLSVKSGLKELRIPDKWLLSKLRSLISSLNQAMENFEIRKAANIILYDIYNALKDYFDMVEVPNDEVIYKVLSVWIRALSPFVPHTAEELWSKISDSFVSLEKYPTEQEVQSYPEALFEVNYLNQIVENVRELEDILGKKADRVIIYVDNSPRGKMLIKKVIEYIDKGIPMREFVSEVGQNEKASEKLYVTLSKLDKPIRDLIYSTNINEEEIIYRNMNYILKKLKVSEIVVYDSSQPDTPDIKGKKAQAIPLIPSVIVF; the protein is encoded by the coding sequence ATGAGCAGTGATTTCTTTAATTCGATTGCTCATAAATGGCAAGAAGCGTGGGAGAGAAGCAAGATATTTGAAGCTAATGTAGATGAAAATAAACCTAAATTTTTCATTACTGTCCCATTTCCTTATACTAATAGTCCAATGCATGTAGGACATGGTAGAACTTATATTACTGCTGATATTTACGCCAGATACTATAGAATGAAAGGTTATAATGTGTTGTTCCCGTTTGCCTTTCAGTTTACCGGAACCCCAGTCTTAGCAATTGCTGAGTCTATAAGGAGGGGAGATCCAGATATGATAGAGTTCTTCAAAACCGTTTATGGTATACCAGAAGAGAAGGTAAAGGAACTTAGTGACCCTTATAAACTAGCTGAGTACTTTAAGGGAGAAATGACTGATACAGCTAAGAAAATAGGTTTAAGTATTGATTGGAGGAGAAGCTTTACTACTATCGATAATAGGTTCGAAAAGTTCGTACAATGGCAATTGCGAAAACTAAAAGAATTAGGATATTTAGTTACTGATGAGGGCATTGTAGGATATTGTCCACATGATAACTTCCCAGTTGGAATGCATGATACAAGGGGGGATATAGAGCCCGAAATAATTCAAATGTCAGTAATAATGTTTGAAGGTGAGCAAGGTTATAACTTTATGGTCGCTACTTCAAGACCCGAATTAATATTTGGAGTAGTGATGTTAATCATTAACCCAGAATCTAAATATGTTGTAGTAGAGTATAGAAACAAAAGGTTCATTATATCTGAAAAAACTTATTTAAAGTTATCCTATCAGAAGGAAATGAAACTCGTTAACGACATAGCTGTTCACGATATTTTAAAATTAAGTGCAATCAATCCAGTGACTAGAAAGAGGATTGAAGTAGTTCCTAGTAAGTACGTTGATCCCTCTTTAGGAACTGGTGTTGTTATGGGATATCCAGCTCATGATCCTTTCCACTATCTAGCCTTGGTCGAATCTAATAAAAACTTAGACGTAATACCAATTATAATTACTGAAGGATTAGGAGAGATCCCAGCTGAGGAAATAGTAGTTCAAACTAGAGATCCAGCTGAATTGAAAGATTTCGTTGAAAGTATTTACAGAACCGAATACTATAAGGGATACGTACGAGAAGAAGTATTATCAATAGTTCCTGACTTTTTAAAGCAATTTGTAAGAGAAAAGATTGTGAACAAAAGTGTACAAGAAGCTAGAAGAACTACGATAGAGCTACTTAAGATGCTGGACTCGTATGATACTATATTCGAGATAAGTAATGGCCCAATCTATTGTAGATGTGGTACTGAAATAGTTCTAAAGAAAGTTGATAAGCAATGGTTCATCACATATGATAATCCTAAATGGAAGTCCAATACAATAAAGGTATTAGGTAACATCGATTTTGTTCCGAAAGAGATGAAGAGAGAAGTTGAAAAGATAATCTTTAACACTAGGAGAGAAGCTATAAGCAGGTCAAGAGGATTAGGTGCTAGGTTACCTTGGGATGAGTCTCAAATAGTAGAAAGTCTAAGTGACTCTACGTTATATACTTTGCTATATACCGTAATCCACAAGATGAACTTTATGCCTAACGACGAGATATTCGATTATATATTTTTAGGTAAAGGTAACCCGTCTTCAGATATTGAGGGTCTTAGGAAGGAGTTCATGTATTGGTATCCTGTTGATCAAAGACATACGGGTAGGGATTTAATACAGAATCATATCCCATTTTACATCTATAATCATTTAGCGATCTTGGGAGAGAGATACTTACCGAGAAGGATCGTTACTAACGGTTTCGTTAGAGTGGGAGGTAGGAAAATGAGTAAGAGTTTAAGGAACATATATCCTTTATCTAAGGCTATAAAGGAGTTTGGAGTCGATCCGGTCAGGGTTTCTTTAGCTTGTAATACCGATTTGTCTCAAGATCTAGACTTCAACGTGAACCAGGTGACATCTTATGCTGAGCAGTTGAAGAGGTTATATGATCTAATTAGTACTCTCTTGTCAGTCAAGAGCGGATTAAAAGAACTGAGAATACCTGATAAGTGGCTGTTATCGAAGTTAAGAAGCTTAATATCCTCACTTAACCAGGCTATGGAAAACTTCGAGATAAGAAAAGCGGCTAACATAATTCTCTACGATATCTATAATGCACTTAAAGATTACTTTGATATGGTTGAAGTACCTAATGATGAGGTGATTTATAAGGTTTTATCTGTATGGATAAGAGCTCTGTCTCCATTCGTTCCGCATACTGCTGAAGAATTGTGGAGTAAGATCTCAGATTCGTTTGTATCATTAGAAAAATATCCCACTGAGCAAGAAGTTCAAAGCTATCCTGAGGCATTATTTGAAGTTAACTATTTGAATCAGATCGTAGAGAATGTAAGAGAGTTAGAGGATATCTTAGGTAAAAAGGCAGATAGGGTAATAATATATGTTGACAATAGCCCTAGGGGAAAGATGCTAATTAAGAAGGTAATCGAATATATTGATAAGGGAATACCGATGAGAGAATTTGTATCAGAGGTTGGGCAAAACGAGAAGGCTAGTGAAAAGCTTTACGTAACTCTATCCAAGCTTGATAAACCTATAAGGGATTTAATATATAGCACCAATATAAATGAAGAAGAAATAATATATAGAAATATGAACTATATTCTAAAGAAGTTAAAAGTTAGTGAGATAGTAGTTTATGATTCTAGTCAGCCAGATACGCCAGACATAAAGGGTAAGAAGGCTCAAGCGATACCTTTAATTCCATCAGTAATTGTATTCTAG
- a CDS encoding iron ABC transporter permease, which yields MNKFGFFSIFLLIFLTFLSLVYGEVKIPLHDIFSPRGVYSYILFNIRLPTIVATFSIGIILSVSGAILQMLLRNPLVDSYISGTASGGAFGAVLSYFFLVFNLPFSWIIYFQPFFAFITALLATFITVVIGRKTGILGLVIGGVLVSFIFSSLMTLLLSVLSIKYPQIPPLTFWLLGDISVVGWTNVIILLILSIILIYFSVKKSRLIDLVSISDEISFAHGINPSKERIIWLVIISLMVAYCVSVAGIIGFLGIIVPHIVRRLIGGNTRVLILYSSVLGSEILLISRLIAEGTFGYFIPLTAIMSIIGAPIMISALVKRNVSTEEH from the coding sequence ATGAATAAATTTGGATTTTTTTCGATATTTCTACTTATTTTTTTAACATTTCTCTCACTCGTGTATGGGGAGGTTAAAATACCGCTACATGATATATTTAGTCCAAGAGGGGTTTATTCATATATATTGTTTAACATAAGATTACCAACAATAGTTGCTACGTTTTCAATCGGTATAATTTTATCAGTTTCTGGAGCAATATTACAAATGTTATTAAGGAACCCGTTAGTAGATTCATATATTAGTGGTACAGCCTCTGGAGGGGCTTTTGGTGCAGTATTGAGTTACTTCTTCTTAGTTTTTAACTTGCCTTTTAGCTGGATAATTTATTTTCAACCCTTTTTCGCGTTTATCACTGCTCTCTTAGCAACTTTTATAACTGTGGTCATAGGGAGAAAAACAGGAATTTTAGGGCTCGTTATAGGCGGGGTATTAGTATCTTTTATTTTCTCCTCTCTCATGACCTTACTTTTATCTGTATTGAGTATAAAATATCCACAGATACCGCCTTTAACGTTCTGGCTCTTAGGAGATATAAGTGTAGTTGGTTGGACTAATGTTATAATATTGTTAATTTTATCGATTATACTTATTTATTTCAGCGTTAAGAAGTCTAGGCTGATAGATTTAGTTTCTATTAGTGATGAGATCTCATTTGCTCATGGAATAAATCCTAGCAAGGAGAGGATAATATGGTTAGTTATTATTAGCCTCATGGTAGCATATTGCGTTTCTGTAGCAGGAATAATTGGATTCTTAGGAATAATTGTTCCCCATATAGTACGAAGGTTAATTGGAGGAAATACTAGAGTTCTAATATTGTACTCGTCTGTACTGGGTTCTGAAATTCTATTGATAAGTAGATTGATAGCTGAAGGAACATTTGGATATTTCATTCCATTAACCGCTATAATGTCTATAATTGGAGCACCAATAATGATATCAGCTTTGGTGAAAAGGAATGTTAGCACTGAAGAACATTGA
- a CDS encoding ABC transporter substrate-binding protein: protein MEKLNLIAVVLGLIIIVGIISAIFFYYGRNSNNSITSTEVNQKLRIVSLAPSDTQILISLGLGKYIVGIDYYSYQLLKYLNMTSLLPKNVTVFSQITPPNVSGLLLLHPTVVVVEKGLIGNYVSELQSAGINVFLTNNDFASSFSQIEYCITKLGEYFNQTQNANKIINWMNEKVSNFSSSGNVTVGYLLWICPNLDFYTAGGNVFISSIITLAGGVNVFANYSGYPLLSADKLIVSKPSIIIAQEEYNLSYTNYLISQYPYINKSNVYIMGNFATSLFNEPGPLSVYSIEIIHMIITGSAPKYINYSWVMAHLNVTLPVY, encoded by the coding sequence ATGGAGAAACTTAATTTAATTGCAGTAGTTTTAGGATTGATTATAATTGTAGGAATCATTTCGGCTATATTCTTTTATTATGGGAGAAACTCAAATAATTCCATAACATCCACTGAGGTTAATCAGAAATTACGAATAGTCTCATTAGCTCCTAGTGACACGCAAATTCTAATTTCATTAGGTTTAGGAAAATACATCGTAGGTATAGACTACTATTCTTATCAGTTGTTGAAATATCTTAATATGACAAGTTTATTACCTAAAAATGTTACAGTGTTCTCGCAGATAACACCGCCTAATGTTTCTGGGCTCCTATTACTACATCCCACAGTAGTTGTAGTAGAAAAAGGTCTTATAGGAAATTATGTGTCAGAATTGCAAAGCGCCGGTATTAATGTGTTCTTGACTAATAACGATTTTGCATCTTCATTCTCTCAGATAGAATATTGCATAACTAAACTAGGGGAGTACTTTAATCAAACGCAAAACGCTAATAAGATTATTAATTGGATGAATGAGAAAGTTTCTAATTTCTCCAGCTCTGGAAATGTGACTGTAGGATACTTATTGTGGATTTGTCCGAATCTAGATTTCTATACTGCAGGAGGAAATGTGTTCATCAGTTCTATAATAACCTTGGCGGGAGGAGTAAACGTATTCGCAAATTACTCGGGTTATCCACTATTATCAGCTGACAAACTAATAGTATCTAAACCATCTATAATAATTGCTCAAGAAGAGTATAATTTGAGTTACACGAATTATCTTATATCGCAATATCCGTACATTAACAAGTCTAATGTTTATATAATGGGGAATTTCGCAACTAGTCTATTTAATGAACCTGGACCTCTTTCAGTATATTCTATAGAAATAATACACATGATCATTACGGGAAGTGCCCCAAAGTATATTAATTATTCTTGGGTTATGGCTCATCTTAACGTGACTTTACCGGTGTATTAG
- the tatA gene encoding twin-arginine translocase TatA/TatE family subunit: MLGSPYDWIIILVVVAVVFFGASKIPEIFRSMGRAVGEFKKGRIESELELQQMQQAFTQQSLNQPLVKQEPQDKAKELEQKIQELQKQLDELKKQSNK; the protein is encoded by the coding sequence ATGCTTGGTAGTCCATATGATTGGATAATAATACTTGTTGTGGTAGCTGTGGTGTTCTTCGGTGCTTCAAAAATACCGGAGATATTTAGATCAATGGGTAGGGCTGTTGGAGAGTTTAAGAAGGGTAGGATTGAATCTGAATTAGAATTGCAACAAATGCAACAAGCTTTCACTCAACAGTCTTTAAACCAACCATTGGTAAAGCAAGAGCCTCAAGATAAGGCTAAAGAATTAGAACAAAAAATTCAGGAACTACAAAAACAGTTAGATGAGTTAAAGAAGCAGTCCAATAAATAA
- a CDS encoding HAD family phosphatase, with product MKAVIFDLDGTLANTEEIHREAWELALERLGFKVNVDIRQLLGKKTIDIARILVGNENAERLALVKTQIYSELIKIKAKPKPCAIDLIGKLKEKDIKIAVVTSSMRSSATEVLEIIRVKPDVLVAGDDVKIGKPNPMPVIKALELIGSEPKDAIGIGDTIYDVMAYHSAGIKKIFLVKSSVPVNEDEIKRYDAMILHTLCELVFKNTL from the coding sequence ATGAAAGCTGTTATATTTGATTTAGATGGAACTTTAGCAAATACTGAAGAAATCCATAGAGAAGCATGGGAGTTAGCGTTGGAGAGATTAGGATTTAAAGTTAACGTGGATATAAGGCAACTCTTAGGCAAGAAAACTATTGACATAGCTCGGATTTTGGTAGGGAATGAAAACGCTGAAAGATTAGCCTTAGTTAAAACTCAGATTTATTCAGAGCTAATAAAGATAAAAGCTAAACCTAAGCCTTGCGCAATTGATTTAATAGGGAAGCTTAAAGAGAAAGATATTAAGATTGCTGTAGTGACATCATCTATGAGATCTTCAGCAACTGAAGTACTAGAAATTATCAGAGTTAAACCAGATGTTTTGGTCGCCGGGGATGATGTAAAAATCGGTAAACCAAATCCTATGCCGGTAATTAAGGCTTTGGAATTGATTGGTTCTGAACCTAAAGACGCAATAGGAATTGGGGATACAATTTATGATGTAATGGCATATCACTCTGCAGGTATTAAGAAGATATTTCTAGTTAAAAGTAGTGTGCCAGTTAATGAAGATGAAATTAAGAGATATGATGCAATGATTTTGCACACTTTATGTGAATTGGTTTTTAAAAATACATTATAA
- a CDS encoding twin-arginine translocase TatA/TatE family subunit — MLNNVNDFLVVLVVFVLLMAGQKDVGNTAKSIGRFIGELKKRQEEFRTELMRELNSASLEDEKVNIPTKYVKSVNNTNNDEKVKEIEMKIRQLQEELKRLKNDGGKN, encoded by the coding sequence ATGCTTAACAATGTAAATGACTTCCTAGTAGTGTTAGTAGTATTCGTATTATTAATGGCTGGGCAAAAAGACGTAGGAAATACTGCGAAATCAATAGGGAGATTTATAGGAGAATTAAAGAAAAGACAAGAGGAGTTTAGAACTGAACTAATGAGAGAACTAAATTCAGCTTCATTAGAAGATGAAAAAGTTAACATCCCCACTAAATATGTCAAAAGTGTAAATAATACAAATAATGATGAAAAAGTTAAAGAAATAGAGATGAAAATAAGACAGCTCCAAGAGGAACTGAAAAGGTTGAAGAACGATGGTGGAAAGAACTAA
- a CDS encoding tRNA uridine(34) 5-carboxymethylaminomethyl modification radical SAM/GNAT enzyme Elp3, giving the protein MQVIRKPTRMLSGVTIVAVMTHPYPCPHGKCIFCPGGVEVGTPQSYYGREPTLMRAVENNYDPFYQVQSRLKQYVENGHTPSKVELIIMGGTFLAMPLDYQEWFVTQALEGMNQFPEANKKTFTYLEDAQLRNENASVRCVGMTVETKPDWAKEPHTDQLLRLGATKVELGVQTIYDDILRFTNRGHSVNDSIEATRILKDAGFKVVYHLMLGLPKSDPDKDLEALKTIFQDPSFRPDMLKIYPTLVVETAPLVHLWKRGLYKPYDTDTLVELISEMYRYIPKWVRVMRIQRDIPATIILDGNRKGNLRELVEKRAIEKGIMINEIRYREVGMVWQHKGLTPHDDKIRLNKEVYEASGGTEVFLSFEDDQNILIGYLRLRIPSDKAHRSEIKNKRVAIVRELHVYGIEVPVGMWDDFGFQHKGYGSKLLSEAERISREEFDAKKILVLSGIGAREYYRKKGYVKEGPYMAKDLIP; this is encoded by the coding sequence ATGCAAGTAATAAGAAAGCCAACGAGAATGTTATCTGGAGTAACTATAGTAGCGGTAATGACGCATCCTTATCCGTGCCCTCACGGAAAGTGCATATTTTGCCCGGGTGGAGTTGAAGTAGGAACTCCTCAAAGTTATTATGGAAGGGAACCCACGTTAATGAGAGCTGTAGAAAATAATTATGACCCTTTTTATCAAGTTCAATCTAGACTAAAGCAATACGTTGAAAATGGGCACACGCCTAGTAAAGTTGAATTGATAATCATGGGCGGTACGTTCTTGGCTATGCCCTTGGACTATCAAGAGTGGTTTGTAACGCAAGCTCTAGAGGGGATGAATCAGTTCCCAGAAGCCAATAAAAAAACTTTTACTTATTTAGAAGATGCCCAATTAAGGAACGAAAATGCAAGTGTTAGATGTGTAGGAATGACGGTTGAGACTAAACCCGATTGGGCTAAAGAACCTCACACTGATCAACTACTAAGATTAGGAGCTACTAAAGTGGAATTAGGGGTTCAAACTATTTATGATGATATATTAAGGTTTACGAACAGAGGACATTCAGTAAATGACTCAATTGAAGCTACCAGAATATTAAAGGACGCTGGCTTTAAAGTTGTATATCACTTAATGTTAGGCTTGCCTAAATCAGATCCGGATAAGGATTTAGAAGCACTTAAGACCATTTTCCAAGATCCCTCTTTTAGACCAGACATGCTGAAGATTTATCCCACGTTAGTAGTCGAGACAGCTCCTTTAGTACACTTATGGAAGAGGGGTCTTTATAAGCCTTATGACACTGATACTTTAGTAGAACTGATATCAGAAATGTATAGATATATTCCAAAGTGGGTTAGAGTAATGAGAATTCAAAGGGACATTCCAGCAACCATAATCTTAGATGGTAATAGGAAAGGTAACTTAAGGGAATTAGTGGAGAAGAGGGCTATTGAAAAGGGAATTATGATAAATGAGATAAGGTATAGGGAAGTAGGAATGGTGTGGCAACATAAAGGATTAACGCCTCATGATGATAAAATAAGGTTAAATAAGGAAGTATATGAAGCTAGTGGAGGAACTGAAGTATTCTTATCCTTTGAAGATGATCAGAATATCCTAATCGGCTATTTAAGGTTAAGGATACCCTCTGATAAAGCACATAGAAGTGAGATAAAAAACAAAAGAGTCGCTATCGTTAGAGAGCTACACGTTTATGGCATTGAAGTTCCAGTGGGAATGTGGGATGATTTTGGATTCCAACATAAGGGTTATGGTAGTAAGTTACTAAGTGAAGCTGAGAGGATATCTAGGGAGGAATTCGACGCCAAGAAGATTTTGGTGCTATCGGGAATTGGCGCGAGGGAGTATTATAGAAAGAAGGGATATGTTAAGGAAGGACCTTATATGGCTAAGGATTTAATACCATAA
- a CDS encoding class I SAM-dependent methyltransferase, whose amino-acid sequence MYRRKPIEFLDLIKGKIVVDVGCGSGQNCLELQKRSKLVICLDLALRQITEAKKRGCENLIQADMEYLPLRDFSMTSLLYIASIHHLMDPHLALNEAKRVLKENGEILVTVWLVQPRFMFRRYVLTKSYLNGKEVRRYYRLYYPNELKKIMQKVGFKKVKYKIYRVKSFLPNNAMFYGIKSLAI is encoded by the coding sequence ATTTATAGAAGAAAACCCATTGAATTTTTAGATCTAATAAAAGGAAAAATAGTAGTAGATGTAGGATGTGGCTCTGGACAGAATTGCTTAGAGTTACAAAAAAGAAGTAAACTAGTTATATGCTTAGATTTAGCATTAAGGCAAATAACTGAAGCAAAAAAGAGAGGTTGCGAAAATCTTATCCAAGCCGACATGGAGTATTTACCACTTAGAGATTTTTCCATGACCTCACTCTTATACATAGCTTCAATACACCATTTAATGGATCCTCATTTAGCATTAAATGAAGCGAAGAGAGTATTAAAGGAAAACGGTGAAATTCTAGTTACAGTATGGTTAGTTCAACCAAGGTTTATGTTCAGAAGATACGTATTAACGAAGAGTTACCTAAATGGTAAAGAGGTCAGAAGATACTATAGATTATACTATCCTAATGAGTTGAAGAAAATAATGCAAAAGGTGGGGTTTAAGAAAGTTAAGTATAAGATATACAGAGTTAAGAGTTTTCTTCCAAACAATGCAATGTTTTATGGTATTAAATCCTTAGCCATATAA
- a CDS encoding ABC transporter ATP-binding protein — protein sequence MLALKNIEVKIGKKTILDNVTFEADKGINVILGPNGSGKTTILRSIIGVIKVVRGEIIIKGSLSYVPSEFFSPSMRVIDVILSGNKRVDYDYYIKQLNIEDFLERDFSTLSSGEKKLVLIAKALAEGDNVLMDEPLANLDVKNRLRILKTLKKFDKTFLITSHELDILNYSNKVILIRKGKIIYEGSVDKLETDLLSATYGVCVKRVGNGEGIYYKFEEECI from the coding sequence ATGTTAGCACTGAAGAACATTGAGGTAAAAATAGGTAAGAAAACAATACTAGATAATGTAACATTCGAGGCAGACAAAGGGATAAACGTTATTTTAGGACCTAACGGAAGCGGAAAGACAACCATCTTGAGAAGTATTATAGGAGTAATAAAGGTTGTAAGGGGAGAGATAATTATAAAAGGAAGTTTATCTTACGTACCTTCTGAGTTCTTCTCTCCGTCTATGAGGGTAATAGATGTTATTTTATCAGGTAATAAAAGGGTAGATTATGATTATTATATAAAACAATTAAACATAGAGGACTTCCTAGAACGGGACTTTTCAACTTTAAGTTCAGGTGAGAAAAAGCTGGTTTTAATCGCAAAAGCCTTGGCTGAGGGGGATAACGTATTAATGGATGAACCCTTAGCTAATTTAGACGTTAAAAATAGGCTAAGAATATTAAAGACCCTTAAAAAATTTGATAAAACTTTCTTAATAACGTCTCATGAACTAGATATATTGAACTATTCTAATAAGGTAATTTTAATTCGAAAAGGTAAGATAATTTATGAGGGAAGTGTTGATAAATTGGAGACAGACTTACTCTCTGCTACTTATGGTGTTTGTGTTAAGAGAGTAGGTAATGGAGAGGGAATATATTATAAGTTTGAAGAAGAATGTATCTAA
- the tatC gene encoding twin-arginine translocase subunit TatC, giving the protein MVERTKEEYMEEKPLIEHLRELAYRLRRMLISLFVTFLIYFMIGIQTVEINLPFPFFGLKVLPAIVPFPYPSLFDSISVQLTQIFIYNELPKGVKLIIINLFDPLFASFYISLYLALFTSIPIIIREIWAFVSPGLYEHEKRTVRNIIVPGFILFGLGSSFAYFIMIPLMLRIILLYADSLGSAVEPTLGLRSFVSTVMTLMMATGLSFELPLIMVMLTSIGLVKSTTWMKNWRWGVLVSFIIAWIISPGTTGGIMETIIGLTLSSLYFVGAIVTRSLENKRKTKTLVNR; this is encoded by the coding sequence ATGGTGGAAAGAACTAAAGAAGAATATATGGAGGAGAAGCCTTTAATCGAACACTTAAGAGAGTTAGCATACAGATTAAGACGAATGTTAATATCATTATTTGTTACTTTCTTGATTTATTTCATGATTGGTATCCAAACTGTTGAAATTAATCTCCCTTTTCCCTTTTTTGGGTTAAAGGTTTTACCAGCTATAGTACCTTTTCCTTATCCATCCTTATTTGATAGTATATCCGTTCAGCTCACTCAAATTTTTATATATAATGAGCTCCCAAAGGGCGTAAAATTAATAATAATAAATTTATTTGACCCGCTATTTGCTTCATTTTATATTTCTTTATATCTAGCATTGTTCACTTCAATACCTATTATAATAAGGGAGATCTGGGCGTTTGTGTCTCCGGGTTTATACGAACATGAGAAAAGAACGGTGAGAAATATAATAGTTCCTGGTTTTATATTGTTTGGACTAGGCTCTTCCTTTGCGTATTTCATTATGATACCTTTGATGTTAAGAATAATCCTCCTATATGCTGATTCATTAGGTTCAGCTGTTGAGCCAACATTAGGATTAAGATCATTTGTATCGACAGTTATGACTTTAATGATGGCTACCGGACTATCATTTGAGCTTCCACTGATAATGGTTATGTTAACTTCGATAGGCTTAGTGAAATCCACTACATGGATGAAGAACTGGAGATGGGGAGTTCTAGTCTCTTTTATAATAGCCTGGATCATTTCACCAGGGACTACGGGTGGAATAATGGAAACCATAATAGGCTTGACTCTTTCATCATTATATTTTGTGGGAGCTATAGTTACTAGAAGCTTGGAAAATAAGCGTAAAACAAAAACATTAGTTAATAGGTAA